A DNA window from Meiothermus cerbereus DSM 11376 contains the following coding sequences:
- a CDS encoding rhomboid family intramembrane serine protease: MIPIRDSLLFHGPAPVTKAIILLCGLVFYFQLSWGFEENFAIFGFIPAAFLQDPLGQGYRLLSSMFVHGSLGHLLGNLWFLWVFGPALEGRLGSWRYLGLYLVSGIVAALVQAMFTPDPLVPMVGASGAISGVTGGYLRSFPSAYVFTWIFPAFWLWLPATLYLGYWAAIQLINALLGLPGVAWWAHLGGFVAGMMMASWMRPRRKYQTTPFWENWYYFR, encoded by the coding sequence ATGATTCCTATTCGCGATTCACTCCTGTTTCATGGGCCAGCCCCGGTTACCAAGGCCATTATTTTGCTTTGTGGTCTGGTTTTTTATTTCCAGCTATCGTGGGGTTTTGAGGAAAACTTTGCCATTTTTGGGTTTATTCCGGCGGCTTTCCTGCAAGACCCCTTGGGGCAAGGCTATCGTTTGTTGAGCAGCATGTTTGTGCACGGTTCGCTGGGGCACTTGCTGGGCAATTTGTGGTTTTTATGGGTATTTGGCCCGGCCCTCGAGGGCCGGCTGGGGAGTTGGCGCTATCTGGGGCTGTACCTGGTATCTGGCATCGTAGCAGCCCTAGTGCAGGCCATGTTTACCCCCGACCCTTTGGTGCCGATGGTGGGGGCTTCGGGAGCCATCTCCGGGGTTACTGGGGGGTATTTGCGCTCCTTCCCCAGCGCCTATGTTTTTACCTGGATATTCCCGGCTTTCTGGCTTTGGCTGCCTGCAACACTTTACCTGGGGTACTGGGCAGCCATACAGCTCATCAATGCGCTTTTAGGGCTGCCAGGTGTAGCCTGGTGGGCGCATCTGGGGGGCTTTGTGGCCGGTATGATGATGGCTAGCTGG
- a CDS encoding cation:proton antiporter translates to MHESVTAFAIATLLLGLGAALVHRWHFPPLAAYLLVGLVLGRFLNTESLEPLPSLGLLLLMFSVGLEFGPDRLQQMSGRVMRAGGWDAVALPVGILVGFLAGLDWKGALLLGGVMYVSSSAVIVKLILDLRRAANPESEVVLGVLVFEDLLITILLILVHGGSGLSFAVVVGLLGLFWLLLRLGGHWLNRQLQLLSDELVLLLGAALVSATAVLFHAAGASEAVAAFICGVLAAGLGLRERLEHLFGSVRDLGVALFFLTVGATALTLLDSVSAGVVVVCLLALLIKLPLNFKGARVAGLSVRRSTFAAAYLVPRGEFNLILGAMAMQQGYPLVGQVAVLLVLISIPLGSLLMRFMPSWYDRSK, encoded by the coding sequence ATGCACGAATCGGTAACCGCATTTGCTATTGCTACTTTGCTACTGGGCTTAGGGGCTGCGTTAGTGCATCGCTGGCACTTCCCACCCCTGGCAGCTTACCTGCTTGTAGGCCTTGTGCTGGGTAGGTTCTTAAATACAGAAAGTCTGGAGCCGCTCCCCTCTTTGGGTTTACTGCTGCTGATGTTTTCGGTGGGGCTCGAGTTTGGCCCCGACCGCTTGCAGCAGATGTCGGGTCGGGTTATGCGGGCTGGGGGTTGGGACGCCGTGGCCCTTCCTGTGGGAATACTGGTGGGATTTTTAGCAGGACTCGACTGGAAAGGAGCTTTGCTGCTGGGCGGGGTGATGTATGTCTCCTCGAGCGCAGTCATTGTTAAGCTGATCCTCGACCTGCGCCGGGCCGCCAACCCCGAAAGCGAGGTGGTGCTGGGTGTGCTGGTTTTCGAGGATCTGCTCATTACCATTTTATTGATACTGGTACATGGCGGAAGCGGCCTTAGCTTTGCAGTGGTGGTAGGGCTGCTAGGCCTGTTCTGGTTGTTGCTGCGCCTGGGCGGACACTGGCTCAACCGGCAGCTTCAACTCCTTTCCGACGAGCTGGTGTTGCTGCTGGGGGCTGCTCTGGTAAGCGCCACTGCGGTACTGTTTCACGCTGCTGGGGCTTCGGAAGCAGTAGCGGCGTTCATCTGTGGCGTGCTGGCAGCGGGGCTAGGCTTGCGCGAGCGTTTGGAACACCTGTTTGGTTCGGTGCGAGACCTGGGGGTGGCGCTCTTTTTCCTGACTGTGGGGGCTACAGCCCTTACGCTGTTGGATTCGGTAAGCGCAGGAGTGGTGGTCGTCTGTTTGCTGGCGCTCCTGATCAAGCTGCCCCTCAACTTCAAAGGGGCACGGGTAGCGGGGCTTTCCGTCCGGCGTAGCACCTTTGCGGCAGCCTACCTGGTACCTCGAGGGGAGTTCAACCTGATTCTGGGGGCTATGGCCATGCAGCAGGGTTACCCATTGGTGGGCCAGGTGGCGGTGTTGCTGGTACTGATTTCGATTCCACTAGGTAGCCTGCTCATGCGTTTTATGCCCTCCTGGTACGATCGGAGCAAATGA
- a CDS encoding cation:proton antiporter regulatory subunit, whose translation MRVEESVLPGVGRKFMVTVRSGDRLVIVIHHSGSRELHYYERGNMDEPTAVLDLTDEEARELGAILAGVLFTPEAVGDTQTKLAQDTIEWVRLGPGAPCVGHTVKELQEQGAHLLAVLREGQALIPNPPPELSLTVGDTLVLAGPRGAVERLRKQMIG comes from the coding sequence ATGCGGGTTGAAGAAAGTGTTTTACCTGGTGTAGGGCGTAAGTTCATGGTCACGGTTCGGTCTGGAGACCGTTTGGTCATCGTCATTCATCACTCGGGCTCGAGGGAGCTCCATTACTACGAGAGAGGCAACATGGATGAGCCCACCGCGGTGCTCGACCTGACCGATGAAGAAGCCCGTGAGCTTGGGGCCATCCTGGCTGGGGTGCTCTTTACCCCCGAGGCCGTTGGCGATACCCAAACCAAACTGGCTCAGGACACCATCGAGTGGGTCAGGTTGGGGCCGGGCGCACCATGTGTGGGACACACTGTAAAGGAGTTACAGGAGCAAGGAGCCCACCTGCTGGCAGTTTTACGCGAAGGCCAGGCCCTAATTCCCAACCCACCCCCTGAACTGTCGTTGACTGTGGGTGACACCCTGGTTCTGGCCGGGCCGCGGGGGGCAGTAGAACGCCTGCGAAAACAGATGATTGGATAG
- a CDS encoding phosphate-starvation-inducible PsiE family protein, with amino-acid sequence MITQQRILEVFKITTRIIFNLALVALLVGLLVSVGRTLLELGLAFTQPTVRLGLKDLVTNILSLVVVLELVRAFVDYFEFDRIRAEILVEVAVAFVLREMMLGLFAGEIKGLDVLVWSLGILALIGARALALAFPYGKEKKHAG; translated from the coding sequence ATGATTACCCAGCAAAGAATCCTCGAGGTTTTCAAAATCACAACCCGCATCATCTTCAACCTGGCCCTGGTCGCACTCCTGGTTGGCCTTCTGGTAAGCGTGGGGCGAACCCTGCTAGAACTCGGCCTGGCCTTCACACAGCCCACAGTTCGGCTTGGCCTGAAAGACCTGGTAACCAACATCTTGTCGCTGGTGGTGGTGCTCGAGCTGGTGCGGGCCTTTGTTGACTACTTCGAATTTGACCGTATCCGGGCTGAAATCCTGGTGGAGGTGGCAGTAGCATTTGTGCTGCGAGAGATGATGCTGGGCCTGTTTGCTGGTGAGATCAAGGGCTTGGATGTGCTGGTGTGGAGCTTGGGCATACTGGCTTTGATTGGAGCCAGGGCCCTGGCTCTTGCATTTCCCTATGGGAAGGAGAAAAAACATGCGGGTTGA